Proteins from a genomic interval of Brachybacterium vulturis:
- a CDS encoding MarR family transcriptional regulator, which translates to MMEHTGGDCAPGEDAAAREPRREVARLLSLLDRHRRLHRQERNLGDADLRILWLFADGSTRTLREIADALHLEQSTVNRQVNAAVTEGLLERTRGHGGQAYRFQRTATGYRLFEADVAASLAGYDEALAALGAADAATFVDLLGHFTEAYRVVAERSGKVLRRE; encoded by the coding sequence ATGATGGAGCACACCGGGGGTGACTGCGCCCCGGGCGAGGACGCCGCGGCGCGGGAGCCGCGCCGCGAGGTGGCACGCCTCCTCAGCCTCCTGGACCGCCACCGCAGGCTCCATCGCCAGGAGCGCAATCTCGGGGACGCCGACCTGCGCATCCTCTGGCTCTTCGCCGACGGAAGCACCCGGACGCTGCGGGAGATCGCGGACGCCCTCCACCTCGAGCAGTCCACGGTGAACCGGCAGGTCAATGCCGCCGTCACGGAAGGGCTGCTCGAGCGAACCCGAGGTCACGGCGGTCAGGCGTACCGCTTCCAGCGCACGGCGACGGGGTATCGACTCTTCGAGGCGGATGTCGCCGCGAGCCTGGCCGGCTATGACGAGGCGCTGGCCGCCCTCGGGGCGGCGGATGCCGCGACCTTCGTCGATCTCCTGGGCCACTTCACCGAGGCCTACCGGGTGGTGGCGGAGCGGTCGGGCAAGGTGCTGCGGCGCGAGTAG
- a CDS encoding ArsR/SmtB family transcription factor, whose product MDDDSLSRAFAALADPTRRDLVSRLTLGDATVGELAAPYDMSLQAVSKHLAVLESAGLVSRRRDAQRRPVHLESEVLGELTHWIDRHRRAAEARMSRLDGVLHHLRSTDPEEHTP is encoded by the coding sequence ATGGACGACGACAGTCTCTCGAGGGCCTTCGCGGCCCTCGCCGATCCCACCCGACGAGACCTCGTCTCCCGGCTCACCCTCGGTGACGCCACGGTCGGAGAGCTCGCCGCCCCCTACGACATGTCCCTGCAGGCCGTGAGCAAGCACCTCGCGGTCCTCGAATCGGCCGGGCTCGTCTCCCGCCGACGCGACGCCCAACGGCGCCCCGTGCACCTCGAATCCGAGGTGCTGGGGGAGCTGACCCACTGGATCGACCGGCACCGCCGAGCCGCCGAGGCACGCATGTCCCGCCTCGACGGCGTCCTGCACCATCTCCGCAGCACGGATCCCGAGGAGCACACGCCATGA
- a CDS encoding SRPBCC domain-containing protein, producing the protein MTTTERLTTATIEADSEVPLIRITRDFRATPAQLLRAHTDPELYARWVGPEELSTRIERWDARTGGAYAFTNIGPDEEEYSFYGSFHEVTEDRLVQTFTFDGWPEAVSLETLRVEDLGDGWTRLHGQSLFDSFEGRNQMLESGMDVGIHEGYAALDALLAEAGPR; encoded by the coding sequence ATGACCACCACCGAACGGCTCACCACCGCGACCATCGAGGCCGATTCCGAAGTCCCCTTGATCCGCATCACCCGGGACTTCCGGGCAACGCCCGCGCAGCTCCTGCGCGCGCACACCGATCCCGAGCTCTACGCGCGCTGGGTGGGACCCGAGGAGCTCTCGACCCGCATCGAGCGCTGGGATGCGCGCACCGGCGGTGCCTACGCCTTCACCAACATCGGACCGGACGAGGAGGAGTACTCCTTCTACGGGAGCTTCCACGAGGTCACCGAGGACCGCCTCGTCCAGACCTTCACCTTCGACGGCTGGCCCGAGGCCGTCTCCCTGGAGACGCTGCGGGTCGAGGACCTCGGCGACGGCTGGACCCGTCTGCACGGGCAGTCGCTCTTCGACTCCTTCGAGGGCCGCAATCAGATGCTCGAGAGCGGCATGGACGTCGGTATCCACGAGGGGTACGCCGCCCTCGATGCCCTGCTGGCCGAGGCGGGCCCGCGATGA
- a CDS encoding TIGR03086 family metal-binding protein: MSASLPQLPPDEKYRVIAARFSEVVRGVTEWDAPTPVAEWHARDVVGHLVGWLSALVHAGSSFRFDDGPPVEADPRGALEVFDPQVQRLLTDPAAAEILHSNLHTGQDRPLPQVVDQVFTGDVFFHTWDLARASGQDDALDADLVHDALTSMSAMEEQLRPSGQFGQQQPVPADATEQERLFAFLGRDPRWTP, translated from the coding sequence ATGAGCGCGTCGCTGCCCCAGCTTCCGCCGGACGAGAAGTACCGCGTGATCGCCGCACGGTTCAGCGAGGTCGTCCGCGGCGTCACCGAGTGGGACGCGCCCACCCCAGTGGCGGAATGGCACGCCCGTGACGTGGTCGGGCACCTCGTCGGCTGGCTCTCCGCGCTGGTCCACGCCGGATCGAGCTTCCGCTTCGACGATGGTCCTCCGGTCGAGGCGGACCCCAGGGGTGCGTTGGAGGTCTTCGATCCGCAGGTGCAGCGCCTGCTCACGGACCCTGCCGCGGCCGAGATCCTGCACTCCAACCTGCATACCGGACAGGACCGTCCGCTGCCTCAGGTGGTCGACCAGGTCTTCACCGGTGACGTCTTCTTCCACACCTGGGACCTCGCCCGTGCCTCCGGTCAGGACGACGCGCTGGACGCGGATCTGGTGCACGATGCCCTGACCAGCATGAGCGCCATGGAGGAGCAGCTGCGTCCCAGCGGCCAGTTCGGGCAGCAGCAGCCGGTGCCCGCTGACGCCACCGAGCAGGAGCGCCTCTTCGCCTTCCTCGGGCGGGACCCGCGCTGGACTCCGTGA
- a CDS encoding ribonuclease J, which translates to MPSPRTKLTAPPRLAKNGLRITALGGLGEVGRNMTVFEHAGKLLIVDCGVLFPEEHQPGIDVILPDFTSIRDRLDDIEAIVLTHGHEDHIGGVPYLLKERADIPVIGSELTLAFITAKLKEHRITPKTIQVEAGQKHKAGSFDLEFVAVNHSIPDALAIMIRTKAGSVLHTGDFKMDQFPLDGRITDLRSFARLGEEGVDLFLTDSTNAEVPGFTMSERDLNPAIDQVFTSSPRRIIVSSFASHVHRIQQVLNAAHANGRKVAFVGRSMVRNMAIARDLGYLNIPKGLVVDFRKIQSMPDHKITLICTGSQGEPMAALARMSNGDHQIQVGEGDTVLMASSLIPGNENAIYGIINKLTDLGANIVHKGNAKVHVSGHASAGELVYCYNIVRPKNVMPVHGESKHMHANAELARRTGVPEKNIVLAQDGVTVDLVAGQAKISGKVEAGLVYVDGQTIGTATEDTLAERRMLSGGGVVTVVALIDPKTNQPVEPLEFITKGFVHDDKTFKGAETQVSKALARARQDKIDDIGELEEIIVEAVGSYLRRTYRREPAVMAVVVDA; encoded by the coding sequence ATGCCCTCTCCCCGCACCAAGCTCACCGCACCCCCGCGCCTTGCCAAGAACGGCCTGCGCATCACCGCGCTCGGCGGCCTCGGCGAGGTGGGCCGCAACATGACCGTGTTCGAGCACGCCGGCAAGCTGCTGATCGTCGACTGCGGCGTGCTCTTCCCCGAGGAGCACCAGCCCGGCATCGACGTGATCCTGCCGGACTTCACCTCGATCCGGGACCGCCTGGACGACATCGAGGCGATCGTCCTCACGCACGGTCACGAGGACCACATCGGAGGCGTCCCGTACCTGCTCAAGGAGCGGGCGGACATCCCCGTGATCGGCTCCGAGCTGACGCTGGCGTTCATCACCGCGAAGCTCAAGGAGCACCGCATCACCCCCAAGACCATCCAGGTCGAGGCGGGGCAGAAGCACAAGGCGGGCTCGTTCGACCTCGAGTTCGTCGCGGTCAACCACTCCATCCCCGATGCGCTCGCCATCATGATCCGCACCAAGGCCGGCTCCGTACTGCACACCGGTGACTTCAAGATGGACCAGTTCCCGCTGGACGGCCGCATCACCGACCTGCGCTCCTTCGCCCGGCTCGGCGAGGAGGGCGTGGACCTGTTCCTCACCGACTCCACGAACGCCGAGGTCCCCGGCTTCACGATGTCCGAGCGGGATCTGAACCCGGCGATCGACCAGGTGTTCACCTCCTCGCCGCGACGGATCATCGTCTCCAGCTTCGCCAGCCACGTGCACCGCATCCAGCAGGTGCTCAATGCCGCTCACGCCAACGGCCGCAAGGTCGCCTTCGTGGGCCGCTCGATGGTGCGCAACATGGCGATCGCCCGCGACCTCGGCTACCTGAACATCCCCAAGGGCCTCGTCGTCGACTTCCGCAAGATCCAGTCGATGCCCGATCACAAGATCACCCTGATCTGCACCGGTTCGCAGGGCGAGCCGATGGCGGCGCTGGCCCGCATGTCCAACGGCGACCACCAGATCCAGGTCGGCGAGGGCGACACCGTGCTGATGGCCTCCTCGCTGATCCCCGGCAACGAGAACGCCATCTACGGGATCATCAACAAGCTCACCGACCTCGGCGCGAACATCGTCCACAAGGGCAACGCGAAGGTGCACGTCTCCGGTCACGCCAGCGCCGGCGAGCTCGTGTACTGCTACAACATCGTGCGGCCGAAGAACGTGATGCCCGTGCACGGCGAGTCCAAGCACATGCACGCCAACGCCGAGCTGGCCCGCCGCACCGGGGTGCCGGAGAAGAACATCGTCCTCGCGCAGGACGGCGTGACCGTGGACCTCGTGGCCGGCCAGGCGAAGATCTCCGGCAAGGTCGAGGCCGGTCTGGTGTACGTGGACGGCCAGACCATCGGCACCGCCACCGAGGACACCCTCGCCGAGCGCCGCATGCTCTCCGGCGGCGGTGTGGTCACCGTGGTCGCCCTGATCGATCCCAAGACCAATCAGCCGGTCGAGCCGCTGGAGTTCATCACCAAGGGCTTCGTGCACGACGACAAGACCTTCAAGGGCGCCGAGACCCAGGTGAGCAAGGCCCTCGCCCGCGCCCGTCAGGACAAGATCGACGACATCGGCGAGCTCGAGGAGATCATCGTCGAGGCCGTCGGCAGCTACCTGCGCCGCACCTACCGTCGCGAGCCGGCGGTCATGGCCGTGGTCGTCGACGCGTGA
- a CDS encoding AAA family ATPase, with protein MQRSRLHVMGASGSGTTTLARALADRWSVPHADSDDYYWFPTDPPFTRSRPPQERAALMHTMFVPREAWVLSGSMIGWGDGILARCEAVVFLSLDPTERLRRLEAREQVRDPRQTVDVEARAEFLTWARGYDDPGFTGRSRASHEAWLTMLEVPVLRLDSAQSLDELVSAVLRWEPR; from the coding sequence ATGCAGCGCTCCCGCCTCCACGTCATGGGGGCCAGCGGCTCCGGCACGACGACGCTCGCCCGCGCCCTGGCCGACCGGTGGTCCGTGCCCCATGCCGATTCCGACGACTACTACTGGTTCCCCACGGATCCGCCTTTCACCCGATCCCGCCCGCCCCAGGAGCGGGCCGCCCTGATGCACACGATGTTCGTCCCGCGCGAGGCCTGGGTGCTGTCGGGGTCGATGATCGGCTGGGGCGACGGGATCCTCGCCCGCTGCGAGGCGGTTGTGTTCCTGAGCCTGGATCCGACGGAGCGGCTGCGTCGGCTCGAGGCCCGCGAGCAGGTCCGCGACCCGCGGCAGACGGTCGACGTCGAGGCCCGAGCCGAGTTCCTGACCTGGGCCCGCGGCTACGACGACCCCGGGTTCACCGGTCGCAGCCGCGCCTCTCACGAGGCCTGGCTGACGATGCTCGAGGTGCCGGTGCTGCGCCTGGACAGCGCGCAGAGTCTCGACGAGCTGGTGTCCGCGGTGCTGCGCTGGGAGCCCCGCTGA
- a CDS encoding glutaredoxin family protein, whose amino-acid sequence MPRQQRWSLALVAVAILAMAAVMAMDDLRQGIIAGVLGALVLAGAAVWSGRRGRHTPWARAEARISPDHAVVLWKPGCLYCERLLLQLGKDPRVTWVNVWRDEDANARVRAVNGGDELTPTVLLGTQVLRNPSATELREHLAAPRAGHPS is encoded by the coding sequence ATGCCTCGTCAGCAGCGCTGGTCCCTCGCCCTCGTGGCCGTCGCGATCCTCGCGATGGCTGCGGTGATGGCGATGGACGACCTGCGCCAGGGGATCATCGCCGGCGTGCTCGGGGCCCTCGTGCTGGCCGGCGCCGCCGTGTGGTCCGGTCGGCGCGGCCGGCACACCCCCTGGGCGCGCGCCGAGGCCCGGATCTCGCCCGACCACGCCGTGGTGCTGTGGAAGCCGGGCTGCCTCTACTGCGAGCGCCTGCTGCTGCAACTCGGGAAGGACCCCCGCGTGACCTGGGTGAACGTGTGGCGGGACGAGGACGCGAACGCGCGGGTCCGCGCCGTCAACGGCGGTGACGAGCTCACACCGACGGTGCTCCTGGGCACGCAGGTGCTGCGCAACCCGAGCGCGACGGAGCTGCGCGAGCACCTGGCCGCCCCGCGCGCTGGTCATCCCTCCTGA
- a CDS encoding mandelate racemase/muconate lactonizing enzyme family protein, with translation MSPADPSTAAITGRGAVIASVETFHVPVPFRRDFVLGSGPVGAAGALGDVVFVRIETSDGTVGWGEQRALPSWSYETARTIMDVIHHDLAPLLQGLTPFDVELFHRRASTALSPSVSNGFPFARAAIDVALHDAAGHLAGLPVHQLLGGRIADRIPLCSAIGVGPTEVVAEHARDSREYHAFKVKVRGDLEADRASILAVVEEAGGKPIWLDANQSYRPSQLLRLARALEDIPSVQCIEQPVPSTDWAGMRRLRRDLTLPLAIDEGSFTATDLARSAHLEAADMVVIKVCKSGGLRAAQRTAAVAQAHGIEILASGLTDCGIGFAAALHLFSAMDLALPAELNGPELLAELYVEGLDITGAVATVPRGPGLGVRVDEERIRGTALATASARVSG, from the coding sequence ATGAGCCCGGCAGATCCGAGCACCGCAGCGATCACGGGGCGCGGAGCCGTCATCGCCTCCGTCGAGACGTTCCACGTCCCCGTGCCCTTCCGTCGGGACTTCGTCCTGGGGTCCGGGCCGGTGGGCGCCGCCGGGGCCCTCGGCGACGTCGTCTTCGTACGGATCGAGACGTCCGACGGGACGGTCGGCTGGGGCGAGCAGCGCGCGCTGCCCAGCTGGAGCTACGAGACCGCTCGCACGATCATGGACGTGATCCACCACGATCTGGCCCCCCTGCTGCAGGGGCTGACCCCCTTCGACGTCGAGCTGTTCCATCGCCGTGCGTCGACGGCGCTGAGCCCGTCGGTCTCGAACGGCTTCCCCTTCGCCCGCGCCGCGATCGACGTCGCCCTCCATGACGCGGCCGGGCATCTGGCGGGGCTGCCCGTCCATCAGCTGCTGGGCGGCAGGATCGCCGACCGCATCCCCCTGTGCAGCGCCATCGGCGTGGGGCCGACGGAGGTGGTCGCCGAGCACGCCCGGGACAGCCGCGAGTACCACGCCTTCAAGGTGAAGGTCCGTGGCGATCTCGAGGCCGATCGCGCCTCGATCCTGGCCGTGGTGGAGGAGGCCGGCGGCAAGCCGATCTGGCTGGACGCCAATCAGTCCTACCGGCCCTCGCAGCTGCTGCGCCTGGCCCGCGCCCTCGAGGACATCCCCTCCGTCCAGTGCATCGAGCAGCCGGTCCCGTCCACGGACTGGGCCGGGATGCGCCGGCTGCGGCGGGATCTCACGCTGCCCCTCGCCATCGACGAGGGCAGCTTCACCGCCACCGACCTCGCCCGCTCGGCGCATCTCGAGGCCGCCGACATGGTCGTGATCAAGGTCTGCAAGTCCGGCGGACTGCGCGCGGCGCAGCGCACCGCGGCGGTCGCCCAGGCGCACGGGATCGAGATCCTGGCCAGCGGGTTGACGGACTGCGGGATCGGCTTCGCCGCCGCGCTGCACCTGTTCAGCGCGATGGACCTGGCGCTGCCCGCCGAGCTCAACGGCCCGGAGCTGCTCGCCGAGCTCTACGTGGAGGGCCTGGACATCACCGGTGCCGTCGCGACCGTGCCCCGGGGCCCCGGCCTCGGGGTGAGGGTCGACGAGGAGCGGATCCGGGGGACCGCGCTGGCCACCGCCTCGGCGCGGGTCTCGGGCTGA
- a CDS encoding hydroxyacid dehydrogenase: protein MSPSTTRHLLMAMTPERALDVCHPATRARLEDEFATTWASSGLDEDELRDLLPGQDIVVTSWGTPRLPADLLGTDRGGPGIVAHAAGTIKNLVPPESLEDVTVFSAAPRIATSVGEYCLSAVLTLTRHLVESHADVVQGRWKSDRPSGGELTGRRIGIVGASSTAREFIRLLAPFRTEITVHDPFLSPARAEQLGVRRASLEEVMDNEIVSVHVPATPATEGMLTAELIAAIPDGAIVLNSSRGAAVDTAALLEAAVSGRLRVGLDVYDVEPPQLAESLAQVPGLLLTPHIAGDTSDGHRALTGYVLEDVTDHLARGHRGPSWVDPAALSILA, encoded by the coding sequence ATGTCACCGAGCACCACGAGGCATCTGCTGATGGCGATGACCCCCGAGCGGGCACTGGACGTCTGCCATCCCGCGACCCGGGCGAGGCTCGAGGACGAGTTCGCGACGACATGGGCCTCGTCCGGCCTCGACGAGGACGAGCTCCGAGACCTGCTCCCGGGCCAGGACATCGTCGTGACCAGCTGGGGCACGCCGCGACTGCCCGCGGATCTGCTCGGGACGGACCGGGGCGGGCCGGGCATCGTCGCCCATGCCGCAGGGACCATCAAGAATCTGGTCCCACCGGAGAGTCTCGAGGACGTCACCGTGTTCTCGGCCGCCCCCAGGATCGCGACCTCCGTGGGCGAGTACTGCCTCTCCGCCGTGCTCACCCTGACGCGGCACCTGGTCGAGTCCCATGCGGACGTGGTCCAGGGGCGGTGGAAGTCCGATCGGCCCAGCGGCGGCGAGCTCACCGGCCGACGCATCGGCATCGTCGGCGCGTCCTCGACGGCGAGGGAGTTCATCCGGCTGCTGGCACCCTTCCGCACCGAGATCACCGTCCACGACCCGTTCCTCTCCCCCGCGCGGGCGGAGCAGCTCGGGGTGCGCCGGGCGTCGCTCGAGGAGGTGATGGACAACGAGATCGTCTCCGTGCACGTCCCGGCGACGCCCGCGACGGAGGGGATGCTCACCGCCGAGCTGATCGCGGCGATCCCGGACGGTGCCATCGTCCTGAACTCCTCCCGCGGGGCCGCGGTGGACACGGCGGCGCTCCTGGAGGCCGCGGTCTCCGGACGGCTCCGGGTCGGGCTGGACGTGTACGACGTCGAGCCGCCGCAGCTGGCGGAGTCCCTGGCGCAGGTCCCCGGGCTGCTGCTGACCCCGCACATCGCCGGCGACACCTCGGACGGGCACCGCGCGCTGACCGGATACGTCCTGGAGGACGTCACGGACCACCTCGCCCGCGGGCACCGCGGACCGTCATGGGTGGACCCGGCCGCACTCTCGATCCTGGCGTGA
- a CDS encoding Gfo/Idh/MocA family protein: MAERRIGIIVNGATGRMGYRQHLVRSLLAIQEQGGVELADGDRLVPDLLLVGRNEEKLAAVAARHGLTNWTTDVDEALADEDYEVYFDALVTNLRVANLKKAIAAGKAIYTEKPTAETFEDALELAQLAKQHGTVNGVVHDKLYLPGLLKLRRLIDSGFFGEILSVRGEFGYWVYEGDWQTAQRPSWNYRSEDGGGIVADMFPHWNYVIEELFGRIEDVYAQTATHIGQRWDEKGQEYTATADDAAYGVFRLEGGTVVQMNSSWDVRVHRDELVEFQVDGTKGSAVVGLHGARVQPREATPKPVWNPDVKDSHNYYEDWIEVPDNAGPDGFDNGFKVQWEDFLRHYIEGREYPFDFLSGARGVRLAEAGLTSSAEGRRIALDPLTEV; this comes from the coding sequence ATGGCAGAACGCAGGATCGGGATCATCGTCAACGGGGCCACCGGCCGCATGGGCTACCGCCAGCACCTGGTGCGCTCGCTGCTCGCGATCCAGGAGCAGGGGGGCGTCGAGCTCGCCGACGGCGACCGCTTGGTCCCCGACCTGCTGCTGGTCGGCCGCAACGAGGAGAAGCTCGCCGCGGTCGCCGCGCGTCACGGGCTGACGAACTGGACCACCGACGTCGACGAGGCCCTCGCCGACGAGGACTACGAGGTCTACTTCGACGCCCTGGTGACCAACCTGCGCGTCGCGAACCTCAAGAAGGCCATCGCCGCCGGCAAGGCCATCTACACCGAGAAGCCCACCGCCGAGACCTTCGAGGACGCGCTCGAGCTCGCGCAGCTGGCGAAGCAGCACGGCACCGTCAACGGCGTCGTGCACGACAAGCTCTACCTGCCCGGGCTGCTCAAGCTGCGCCGCCTGATCGACTCCGGCTTCTTCGGCGAGATCCTCTCGGTGCGCGGCGAGTTCGGCTACTGGGTCTACGAGGGCGATTGGCAGACCGCCCAGCGCCCCTCCTGGAACTACCGCTCCGAGGACGGCGGCGGCATCGTCGCCGACATGTTCCCGCACTGGAACTACGTCATCGAGGAGCTGTTCGGCCGGATCGAGGACGTCTACGCCCAGACCGCCACCCACATCGGGCAGCGCTGGGACGAGAAGGGCCAGGAGTACACCGCGACCGCGGATGACGCGGCCTACGGCGTCTTCCGCCTCGAGGGCGGCACCGTGGTGCAGATGAACTCCAGCTGGGACGTTCGCGTCCACCGCGACGAGCTGGTCGAGTTCCAGGTCGACGGCACCAAGGGCAGCGCCGTGGTGGGCCTGCACGGCGCCCGCGTCCAGCCGCGAGAGGCCACCCCGAAGCCGGTGTGGAACCCCGACGTCAAGGACTCGCACAACTACTACGAGGACTGGATCGAGGTGCCCGACAACGCCGGGCCCGACGGCTTCGACAACGGCTTCAAGGTGCAGTGGGAGGACTTCCTGCGCCACTACATCGAAGGCAGGGAGTACCCCTTCGACTTCCTCTCCGGCGCGCGCGGCGTGCGCCTGGCCGAGGCCGGCCTGACCAGCTCCGCCGAAGGTCGCCGCATCGCCCTCGACCCGCTGACGGAGGTGTGA
- a CDS encoding DUF993 family protein yields MADALQLTLLDEDGSLRTLPLAQAPAFARPIAPLRSRVVYAAVHVVPQVHGDNTPGAPADIDWDATLAFRRTMWSRGLGVADAMDTAQRNMGLDPAATRELITRSADAAREALADPEIAAVFPADATVSDLMVAGVNTDQRSEHSLSLDEIAEAYIEQLEATEATGAGAVLMASRHLARTATTAAEYEEVYRRVLDAASGPVVLHWLGTVFDPQLGGYFGSEDPAVGADTLLRIIEADPSKIRGVKMSLLDDAAEIAVRERLPEGVRMLTGDDFHFSHLIVGDGTCTTEAGGEQVAGEYSDALLGAFAATAPAASAAVQALDAGDPAEASRILDASEELGRHIFSAPTFHYKTGVAFLAWLNGHQQAFTMVGGMHSARSLPHLSRTIELAATTGNLEQPALAAERWHSMLRLAGYDLDAAARTAGAGDAA; encoded by the coding sequence ATGGCGGACGCCCTGCAGCTGACCCTGCTGGACGAGGACGGCTCCCTGCGCACCCTCCCGCTCGCCCAGGCCCCTGCCTTCGCCCGCCCCATCGCGCCCCTGCGCTCCCGCGTCGTCTACGCGGCGGTGCACGTGGTGCCGCAGGTGCACGGGGACAACACCCCCGGCGCCCCGGCCGATATCGACTGGGACGCCACCCTCGCCTTCCGCCGCACCATGTGGTCCCGCGGGCTCGGGGTGGCCGACGCGATGGACACCGCCCAGCGCAACATGGGCCTGGACCCCGCGGCCACCCGGGAGCTGATCACGCGCTCGGCCGACGCCGCCCGCGAGGCGCTCGCCGATCCGGAGATCGCCGCCGTGTTCCCGGCCGACGCGACGGTGAGCGACCTGATGGTCGCCGGGGTGAACACCGATCAGCGCAGCGAGCATTCGCTGAGCCTGGACGAGATCGCCGAGGCCTACATCGAGCAGCTGGAGGCCACCGAGGCCACCGGTGCGGGGGCGGTGCTGATGGCCAGCCGCCACCTCGCCCGCACGGCGACCACGGCCGCCGAGTACGAGGAGGTCTACCGCCGGGTGCTCGACGCCGCGAGCGGGCCGGTGGTCCTGCACTGGCTGGGCACCGTCTTCGACCCGCAGCTGGGAGGCTATTTCGGATCGGAGGATCCCGCCGTCGGGGCGGACACCCTGCTCCGGATCATCGAGGCGGACCCCTCGAAGATCCGCGGCGTGAAGATGAGCCTGCTGGACGACGCCGCGGAGATCGCCGTGCGCGAGCGGCTCCCCGAAGGGGTCCGCATGCTCACCGGCGACGACTTCCACTTCTCCCACCTCATCGTGGGTGACGGCACCTGCACCACCGAGGCCGGGGGAGAGCAGGTGGCCGGGGAGTACTCCGACGCCCTGCTCGGGGCCTTCGCCGCCACCGCGCCAGCGGCCTCGGCCGCGGTGCAGGCGCTCGACGCCGGGGACCCGGCCGAGGCCTCCCGGATCCTGGACGCCTCCGAGGAGCTGGGACGGCACATCTTCTCCGCCCCCACCTTCCACTACAAGACCGGGGTGGCGTTCCTGGCCTGGCTGAACGGCCACCAGCAGGCGTTCACCATGGTGGGCGGCATGCACAGCGCCCGCAGCCTCCCCCACCTCTCGCGCACCATCGAGCTCGCCGCCACCACCGGCAACCTCGAACAACCGGCGCTGGCCGCCGAGCGCTGGCACTCGATGCTGCGCCTCGCCGGATACGACCTCGATGCGGCGGCACGGACCGCCGGGGCAGGAGATGCCGCATGA
- a CDS encoding sugar phosphate isomerase/epimerase family protein, which produces MTTSHSLATAPSERLGTGTQRLSLNRWTFRTTPLQEFLDATTAQGIGAVGLWRQDVAEVGLDALRRRVDDAGLRVSTLCRGGFLTASAEADRAAALEDNRRAIDETAALGAPSLVLVVGGVDQADKDIVGARSRVTEAVATLAPYAAERGVTLSIEPLHPMFAADRAVVSTIDQALDIAEASGSPAVGVVVDTYHVWWDPYLERAIQRAAATDRLFSYQVCDWNLPLAAEPLHSRGYMGDGFIDFPSITRMIKDAGYTGDIEVEIFNEDVWATPAAESARIIAERYAQLVLPHA; this is translated from the coding sequence ATGACCACCTCCCACTCCCTCGCCACCGCGCCCTCGGAGCGTCTCGGGACCGGCACGCAGCGCCTGTCGCTGAACCGTTGGACGTTCCGCACCACGCCGCTCCAGGAGTTCCTCGACGCCACCACGGCGCAGGGCATCGGCGCCGTGGGCCTGTGGCGCCAGGATGTCGCCGAGGTGGGCCTGGACGCGCTGCGCCGCCGGGTCGACGACGCCGGACTGCGGGTGAGCACGCTGTGCCGCGGGGGCTTCCTCACCGCCTCCGCCGAGGCCGACCGCGCCGCGGCGCTGGAGGACAACCGCCGCGCGATCGACGAGACCGCGGCGCTCGGCGCCCCCTCGCTGGTGCTCGTCGTCGGCGGCGTGGACCAAGCGGACAAGGACATCGTCGGGGCCCGCTCCCGGGTCACCGAGGCCGTCGCGACCCTGGCCCCCTACGCCGCGGAGCGCGGGGTGACGCTGTCCATCGAGCCGCTGCACCCGATGTTCGCCGCAGATCGCGCCGTGGTCTCCACCATCGACCAGGCCCTGGACATCGCCGAGGCCTCCGGCAGCCCCGCCGTCGGCGTCGTGGTGGACACCTACCACGTGTGGTGGGACCCGTACCTCGAGCGCGCCATCCAGCGCGCCGCGGCGACGGACCGCCTGTTCAGCTACCAGGTGTGCGACTGGAACCTGCCGCTCGCGGCCGAGCCCCTGCACTCCCGCGGCTACATGGGCGACGGCTTTATCGACTTCCCCTCGATCACCCGCATGATCAAGGACGCCGGCTACACCGGCGACATCGAGGTCGAGATCTTCAACGAGGACGTATGGGCCACCCCGGCCGCTGAGTCCGCGCGGATCATCGCCGAGCGGTATGCGCAGCTGGTGCTGCCGCACGCCTGA